The Deinococcus deserti VCD115 region TCCTCGAGAGGGTCAGCAGGGCGTCGATCATGGTGTTCATGCGGGTCGCCGCGTTCTCCGCGGTGGAGACGTATCCCGCGGCCTTGTCGTTCGCTCCGGTGCTCAGGGCGCGCCGTGCCAGCCCCAGAAAGCTGAACATGTGCCGGACCGGCGCGCGCAGGTCGTGAGACACACTGTACGAGAACGCATCGAGCTCGCCGTTCGCCCGTTCCAGCGCACGCGTCCGTTCCCGCAGCTCCTCCTGTGCAAGCCGCTGTTCGGTGATGTCCGTGAGCACTCCGACCCATTCACGGAGAAGGCCGGCGTTGTCCAGCACTGGCACCGCCCGGATCTCCATGAGACGGTACACCTCGTCGTGCCGCCGCACCCGCGCTTCGCCTTCAAACGTCGTTCGCGATTGGTATGCCTGCGTCCATCCCTGGGTGATAGCGTCCCGGTCTTCAGGGTGCAGCGCCTCCGCCCAGCCCCACCCCAGGTGCGCCTCGACGCTTTGGCCTGTGTAGGCCCGCCAGGCGGGCTGGTCCGTATCGAACGCTCCGCTGGGGGGCGTGGTCCAGACGATCTGGCTGGTGGCTTCCACCAGGGACCGGTAGCGGGTTTCGCTCACCCGGGTCAACTCGTAGAGCCGCGCGCGTTCCAGCGCCTGCGCACACACCGTGGCGACGGAGGTCAGGAAGCCCCGTTCCGCATCGTCAAACGGGTGGTCGCCCTCAAATCCAAGACCCAGCACGCCCGTCACGCGGTCACTGACCACCAATGGTAGAACTGCAGCACGCCGCAGCTCCGCGTCACGCAACGTCGCGAGGTCCGGGATACGCTGCGGAATCTCGTCACCGGTAAGAAACAAGGCCTCACCGGTACGGGCAGCTTCTGCCACCGGCAGGGCCGAGTTCAGCGGCACCTGCGTGAACCAATCCGCCATAAGCGAGCTGAACCCGGCTTGCCCCCAGCTCTGAAGGTGTGCGCCCGTCTCATCCAGACCCAGCACGATCACGGCGCGCGCACCCATCAAATGCTGCGCCTCGTTCAGTACGACCTGCGCGACCTCCTCAGGCGTCAGCACGCCCGCGAGCCCCCTCGTGAGCTGATGAAGGCCCGCAGACCGCGCCTGCGCACGCTGAGTTTCGCTCAGGTTCCGGGGGTACACCGTGAACAGCCGGGTGCCGACCGTTGGAAAGGCATGCATGGCCAGCTCGCAGGGAAACACGTGGCCATCACGGTGAAGGGCGTTGACCTGCTGATCAAAGACGTACACCTCGTCTACGCCCAGGGCACTCTCCAGGTGCTGCGCGTATGCGGCGCGGTCCGGGAGGGGAATGATCAGCTCACTCAGGGTGCGGCCCACGGCCTCGTCGCGGGTGTA contains the following coding sequences:
- a CDS encoding PAS domain-containing sensor histidine kinase: MIINRHGRVVEWYASAQTTFGYTRDEAVGRTLSELIIPLPDRAAYAQHLESALGVDEVYVFDQQVNALHRDGHVFPCELAMHAFPTVGTRLFTVYPRNLSETQRAQARSAGLHQLTRGLAGVLTPEEVAQVVLNEAQHLMGARAVIVLGLDETGAHLQSWGQAGFSSLMADWFTQVPLNSALPVAEAARTGEALFLTGDEIPQRIPDLATLRDAELRRAAVLPLVVSDRVTGVLGLGFEGDHPFDDAERGFLTSVATVCAQALERARLYELTRVSETRYRSLVEATSQIVWTTPPSGAFDTDQPAWRAYTGQSVEAHLGWGWAEALHPEDRDAITQGWTQAYQSRTTFEGEARVRRHDEVYRLMEIRAVPVLDNAGLLREWVGVLTDITEQRLAQEELRERTRALERANGELDAFSYSVSHDLRAPVRHMFSFLGLARRALSTGANDKAAGYVSTAENAATRMNTMIDALLTLSRTSMQPIQLGPVDLQRLVNRVRQDLDLENTDRQVAWEIGNLPVVQGDSGTLELMLMNLLSNAVKYTSRRDRAVIRVWAEERPQAWAVFVADNGAGFDPRYAERLFGVFQRLHRADEFEGTGVGLANVRRIVERHGGQVWADAVPGKGATFAFTLPK